A section of the Triticum dicoccoides isolate Atlit2015 ecotype Zavitan chromosome 7A, WEW_v2.0, whole genome shotgun sequence genome encodes:
- the LOC119331384 gene encoding putative transcription elongation factor SPT5 homolog 1: protein MARRGRDDDDDEVEEEEEDEEEAYDLDDEEDDEGDDYEEEARGRGKAASRSRAPAGGVRKRSRQDNFIDDSAIEDDDEDEEDDGGSRPRKKGGGGVRGFFDEEAQVDEDEEEEDEGEGEDDFINDAGADIPDDDAGRGSRSRHSIPMRDEEEDIDEIERQVRERYARSTHIEYGEEAADVEQQALLPSVKDPKLWMVKCAIGHERETAICLMQKFIDRTDLQIKSVVALDHLKNYIYVEAEKEAHVKEACKGLRNIYASAKITLVPIKEMADVLYVESKNVDLARDTWVRMKLGVYKGDLAKVVDVDNVRQRVTVKLIPRIDLQVLASKLEGRVVAKKKTFVPPPRFFNIDEAREMHIRVERRRDKDSGEYFEMVDGLMFKDGFLYKPVSIKSIHTQGIQPSFDELEKFKKPGDDMNGDMSSLNTLFSNRKKGHFMKGDAVIVVKGDLKNLEGWVEKVEDTTVHIRPKISDLPKTLAFNEKELCKYFKPGDHVKVVSGVQEGTTGMVVKVDGHVLIILSDTTKEHIRVFADHVVESSEITTGITRIGDYELHDLVLLDNLSFGVIIRVETEAFQVLKGVPDRPEVVLVKLREIKSKIDRRTSAKDKFNNMVATKDVVRVVEGACKGTQGPVEHIHKGILFIYDRHHLEHAGFICAKAQSCILVGGSTGGRRGNGMDAADARMGALRSPASILQSPGRLPPRGPQMNYGGRFGGGGRGGRGHDALVGKCIKIKSGPYKGYRGRVKEVTGVLVRVELDSLMKIVTVKRDDIADTPTVATPFREPRFSLGSETPMHPSRTPLHPFQTPMRDPGATPIHDGMRTPMRSRAWAPMSPPRDNWEDGNPDTWGSSPAYQPGTPPARPYEAPTPGSGWANTPGVSYNDVPTPREGNYANAPSPYVPSTPVGQPMTPNSAAYLPGTPGGQPMTPGNAGMDIMSPVIGGEGEVNWALPDVLVNVLAAGDEGPGVVREVLGDGTCRVALGSSGNGDIVTVLPTELEVIRPKKSDRIKIMNGTFRGFVGKLIGIDGSDGIVKLDDTYEVKILDMVILAKLAA, encoded by the exons ATGGCTCGCCGCggccgcgacgacgacgacgacgaggtcgaggaggaggaggaggacgaggaggaggcctACGACctcgacgacgaggaggacgacgagggGGACGACTACGAGGAGGAGGCGAGGGGCCGGGGCAAGGCGGCCTCCCGCTCCCGCGCCCCCGCCGGCGGGGTGCGGAAGAGATCGCGCCAGGACAACTTCATCGACGACTCGGCCatcgaggacgacgacgaggacgaggaggacgacggcggGAGCCGCCCGAGgaagaagggcggcggcggcgtgcgcggGTTCTTCGACGAGGAGGCGCAGgtcgacgaggacgaggaggaggaggacgaaggcgaAGGCGAGGATG ACTTTATCAATGATGCTGGAGCCGACATTCCTGATGACGACGCCGGCAGGGGCTCCAGATCACGTCACTCTATCCCTATGAGGGACGAAGAAGAGGATATTGATGAGATTGAACGACAAGTACGGGAGAGATATGCAAGATCTACTCATATTGAGTATGGAGAGGAAGCTGCAGACGTTGAACAGCAAGCTCTCTTGCCATCTGTGAAAGATCCAAAGCTTTGGATGGTGAAATGTGCG ATTGGGCATGAGAGGGAGACAGCAATCTGTCTAATGCAAAAGTTCATTGATAGGACAGATCTCCAGATAAAGTCTGTTGTTGCGTTAGATCATTTAAAAAATTATATTTATGTCGAAGCGGAAAAAGAGGCCCATGTCAAGGAG GCTTGCAAAGGTCTACGAAATATCTATGCTTCGGCAAAAATAACGTTAGTCCCAATAAAAGAAATGGCAGACGTCCTCTATGTTGAGAGCAAGAATGTTGATCTTGCAAGGGATACTTGGGTCCGAATGAAGCTGGGAGTATATAAAGGTGACCTTGCTAAG GTTGTTGATGTTGACAATGTACGCCAAAGGGTAACTGTGAAGCTCATCCCTAGAATAGATTTACAAGTTTTGGCTAGTAAACTG GAAGGGAGGGTGGTTGCAAAGAAGAAAACCTTTGTACCACCACCAAGATTCTTTAATATTGATGAAGCCag GGAAATGCACATACGCGTGGAGCGGAGGCGGGATAAAGACTCTGGGGAATACTTTGAGATGGTTGATGGCTTGATGTTCAAAGATGGTTTCCTGTATAAACCGGTCTCAATAAAATCAATCCACACACAGGGCATTCAGCCATCATTCGATGAATTGGAGAAGTTCAAGAAACCTGGCGATGACATGAATGGGGACATGTCTAGCTTGAATACTCTGTTTTCTAATAGGAAAAAGGGACACTTTATGAAGGGTGATGCTGTCATTGTTGTTAAAGGCGATCTAAAAAACTTAGAGGGTTGGGTTGAGAAAGTAGAGGACACAACTGTCCACATCAGGCCAAAAATATCCGATCTTCCG AAAACATTAGCCTTCAACGAGAAAGAACTTTGCAAATATTTCAAACCTGGAGATCATGTGAAAGTGGTATCGGGTGTCCAAGAGGGTACCACCGGCATGGTTGTTAAAGTTGATGGGCATGTCTTAATCATTTTATCAGACACAACTAAAGAACAC ATACGTGTGTTTGCCGACCATGTTGTGGAGAGTTCTGAAATCACCACAGGAATTACAAGAATCGGTGattatgaactacatgatcttgttctTTTAGA CAACTTGTCATTTGGGGTTATTATAAGAGTGGAAACTGAAGCATTCCAG GTTCTGAAAGGAGTGCCAGATAGACCTGAAGTGGTGCTTGTAAAATTAAGAGAAATAAAAAGCAAGATTGATCGGCGTACATCAGCGAAAGATAAGTTTAATAATATGGTTGCAACTAAGGATGTTGTCAGAGTTGTCGAGGGAGCATGTAAG GGAACACAAGGACCTGTGGAACACATACATAAGGGGATATTGTTCATATATGATAGGCACCACCTTGAACATGCAGGCTTCATTTGTGCAAAAGCACAATCGTGCATTCTTGTCGGTGGATCGACTGGTGGCCGTCGTGGAAAT GGTATGGATGCTGCAGATGCTAGGATGGGTGCTTTGAGATCCCCGGCAAGCATTTTGCAGTCTCCAGGAAGGCTGCCCCCAAGAGGACCACAAATGAACT ATGGTGGAAGATTTGGAGGAGGTGGTCGTGGTGGAAGAGGACATGATGCCTTGGTTGGCAAGTGTATCAAAATTAAATCTGGTCCTTACAAAGGGTACCGTGGCCGCGTTAAAGAGGTGACTGGGGTGCTTGTGCGTGTGGAGCTTGATTCGTTAATGAAGATTGTCACAG TTAAGAGGGATGATATTGCCGACACACCTACTGTTGCAACACCATTCCg TGAGCCCCGATTTTCGTTGGGTAGTGAAACACCAATGCACCCGTCTAGGACGCCACTACATCCTTTTCAGACTCCAATGCGGGACCCTGGAG CAACACCGATACATGATGGAATGCGGACCCCGATGCGTAGTAGGGCCTGGGCTCCTATGAGTCCTCCAAG AGATAATTGGGAAGATGGAAATCCTGATACTTGGGGAAGCAGTCCAGCTTACCAG CCAGGAACACCACCAGCTCGGCCATATGAAGCCCCAACACCTGGATCAGGGTGGGCAAATACTCCAGGAGTTAGTTATAATGACGTCCCAACTCCTAGAGAGGGCAACTATG CGAATGCTCCAAGCCCATATGTGCCTTCCACACCTGTTGGCCAGCCAATGACACCAAATTCTGCTGCGTACCTTCCTGGTACACCTGGTGGTCAACCGATGACTCCAGGCAATGCTGGAATGGATATAATGTCTCCTGTAATAG GTGGCGAGGGCGAAGTTAACTGGGCATTGCCAGATGTGTTAGTTAATGTCTTGGCGGCAGGTGATGAAGGACCTGGTGTGGTCAGGGAAGTGCTTGGG GATGGAACTTGCCGTGTGGCACTTGGGTCGTCAGGCAACGGAGACATTGTGACGGTCCTTCCGACTGAGCTCGAGGTCATCAGACCAAAGAAGAGTGACAGGATCAAGATCATGAATGGTACCTTCCGCGGATTTGTTGGAAAACTTATAGGAATAGACGGTTCTGATGGCATTGTGAAGCTCGACGACACCTATGAGGTCAAGATCTTAGATATGGTGATTTTGGCCAAACTGGCGGCTTGA